CCCAGGAACTCGATGGTTGCGGTCGAGCGCCCCACCTCACCCAAGTCGATCAGTGCCACGCTGTCCACGCCTTGGTGGACCACGTCACGAAGGCTGTGTAGCAGCCCGATCTTCTCGATCGGGGTCAGGTCACACAGGAACACCGAGTACTGGAGTCGATACCCGTGACAGCGGACCACGTCATGGACACGTCTCAATCGCCGCTCGTCGCGGATGTCATAGGCGACCAGCCACCGGCGACGGGCGGTCAACGGGTCACCACCGGTAGGTACTCGGGGACCTC
This genomic window from Microthrixaceae bacterium contains:
- the cas2 gene encoding CRISPR-associated endonuclease Cas2, coding for MTARRRWLVAYDIRDERRLRRVHDVVRCHGYRLQYSVFLCDLTPIEKIGLLHSLRDVVHQGVDSVALIDLGEVGRSTATIEFLGSSLPMPDQGPTIV